The Opitutales bacterium ASA1 genome window below encodes:
- a CDS encoding cytochrome ubiquinol oxidase subunit I: MDNLLAARATMAFSLGFHIVFAAIGMTMPFLMSAAHWFHLKRGDEEYLALTKMWMKGVAILFAVGAVSGTVLSFELGLLWPGFMEHAGAIIGMPFSWEGTAFFLEAVAIGLFLYGWKRMRPWVHWCTGLAVGVTGFMSGVFVVAANGWMNAPAGFTWENGVASDVDPVAAMFNAAWLHQTIHMQLAALQAVGFGVGGIHAFLFLRGRAPSLHMRAMKIAMVFGATASLLQPLAGHFAAQRVAELQPAKLAAMEGHFHTSTRAPLWIGGIPDVDTQEMRMGVPLPGMLSFLAHDDFDAEVIGLDRFPRDEWPPVVIVHVAFQIMVGIGMAMAAVALLYFWFLRKKHFPRWFLRTLVAFVPMGMIAIEAGWIVTEVGRQPWIIYGVMRTADAVTPVPGMVYHFYLFLTLYLTLAVVTVWLLRRQITTAERTLGG, translated from the coding sequence ATGGACAATCTGCTCGCCGCACGCGCGACGATGGCGTTCTCGCTCGGCTTCCACATCGTCTTCGCCGCGATCGGCATGACGATGCCGTTCCTCATGTCGGCCGCGCATTGGTTCCATCTGAAGCGAGGAGACGAAGAGTATCTCGCGCTCACGAAGATGTGGATGAAGGGCGTGGCGATCCTGTTCGCCGTGGGAGCGGTCTCGGGCACGGTGTTGTCGTTCGAACTCGGCTTGCTTTGGCCGGGCTTCATGGAGCACGCGGGCGCGATCATCGGTATGCCGTTTTCGTGGGAAGGCACGGCGTTCTTTCTCGAGGCGGTCGCGATCGGGTTGTTTCTCTACGGCTGGAAACGCATGCGCCCTTGGGTGCATTGGTGCACGGGTCTGGCGGTGGGCGTCACGGGATTCATGTCGGGCGTGTTCGTGGTCGCGGCCAACGGTTGGATGAACGCCCCAGCCGGCTTCACGTGGGAGAACGGTGTCGCGAGCGACGTCGATCCCGTGGCGGCGATGTTCAACGCCGCCTGGCTGCACCAGACGATCCACATGCAGCTCGCCGCCCTCCAGGCCGTCGGCTTCGGTGTCGGCGGCATTCACGCGTTTCTCTTTCTGCGCGGCAGGGCGCCGAGCCTGCACATGCGGGCGATGAAGATCGCGATGGTGTTCGGCGCGACCGCCTCGCTGCTGCAACCGCTCGCGGGACACTTCGCCGCACAACGCGTGGCGGAACTCCAGCCGGCGAAACTCGCCGCGATGGAGGGGCACTTTCACACTTCCACCCGCGCCCCGCTCTGGATCGGCGGTATCCCCGACGTGGATACACAAGAGATGCGCATGGGTGTTCCGTTGCCGGGCATGCTCAGCTTTCTCGCGCACGACGACTTCGACGCCGAGGTGATCGGGCTCGATCGTTTTCCGCGCGACGAGTGGCCCCCCGTCGTGATCGTGCACGTGGCGTTTCAAATCATGGTCGGGATCGGCATGGCGATGGCGGCCGTCGCATTGCTCTACTTCTGGTTCCTGCGGAAGAAGCACTTCCCGCGGTGGTTTCTCCGGACGCTCGTCGCCTTCGTCCCGATGGGCATGATCGCGATCGAAGCAGGCTGGATCGTGACCGAGGTCGGCCGACAGCCGTGGATCATCTACGGCGTAATGCGAACGGCGGACGCGGTGACCCCGGTGCCGGGGATGGTCTACCACTTCTACCTGTTTCTCACCCTCTACCTCACGCTGGCCGTCGTGACCGTGTGGTTGCTGCGGCGCCAAATCACCACCGCGGAACGAACACTCGGAGGCTGA
- a CDS encoding dienelactone hydrolase family protein: MSDIQDPDTLRFGARVPGAAGAVILVHGRGSTARDIAGLARVLPADGFTFAAPQAPGGTWYPQRFLAPTEANEPWLGRGLDRIERIFDGFVASGVHPSKIGLVGFSQGACLALEFAARRGRSPAFVAGLSGALIGPLDREPPSGSHLEDVPVLLACAELDAHIPLAHVEAGERVLRAMGAQVVKQVFPGEAHTVFPESIEWLRGVIESMKRPSPPRHRPDS; this comes from the coding sequence ATGAGCGATATCCAAGATCCGGATACACTGCGTTTCGGCGCTCGGGTGCCGGGTGCGGCCGGTGCCGTGATCCTCGTGCACGGTCGCGGCTCCACGGCGCGAGACATCGCCGGGCTTGCCCGCGTCCTGCCCGCCGATGGGTTCACCTTCGCGGCTCCGCAAGCGCCGGGAGGGACGTGGTACCCGCAGAGGTTTCTTGCTCCGACGGAGGCGAACGAGCCGTGGCTCGGCCGCGGCTTGGACCGCATCGAGCGCATCTTCGACGGCTTCGTCGCGTCGGGCGTGCATCCCTCGAAGATCGGCTTGGTGGGGTTTTCCCAAGGAGCTTGTCTGGCGCTGGAGTTCGCCGCCCGGCGCGGTCGCAGCCCGGCTTTCGTGGCGGGCCTGAGCGGCGCGCTGATCGGTCCGCTCGACCGTGAACCGCCGTCCGGCAGTCACCTCGAGGACGTCCCAGTGTTGCTCGCTTGCGCGGAACTAGACGCACACATCCCGCTGGCGCACGTCGAGGCCGGTGAGCGCGTGCTGCGAGCCATGGGAGCGCAGGTCGTGAAGCAAGTTTTCCCCGGCGAGGCGCACACCGTCTTTCCCGAGTCGATCGAGTGGCTTCGCGGCGTGATCGAGAGCATGAAGCGTCCGTCGCCGCCGCGCCACAGACCCGACTCCTGA
- a CDS encoding ring-cleaving dioxygenase yields the protein MRDITTASASSGTRSLRGIHHVTAIASDPQRNVDFYAGVLGLRLIKKTVNFDDPSAYHLYYGDESGTAGSIVTFFYWPQGAATGRVGAGQMTALSFSAPNASLPFWKARLESTGVTASMIERYGERVLAFADPDGIPIEIVAVDEDARAGWIGGDVPAAHVLRGLHTARLTLARSGPTRTLATLVMGYRVVREETGFTRLETGAGGSGTYIDLIEDPKAPRGLGGVGTIHHVAWSTPDDATELKMQELLAEAGVGVSPVRDRNYFHSIYYREPGGVLFEIATEGPGFAVDESLEDLGSALKIPAQYEPARAQIERILPPLRAPRPYGGAA from the coding sequence ATGCGAGACATCACCACCGCTTCGGCTTCTTCCGGAACCCGTTCGCTGCGCGGCATCCACCACGTCACGGCGATAGCGAGCGATCCACAACGCAACGTCGACTTCTACGCCGGCGTGCTCGGCCTGCGCCTGATCAAGAAGACGGTGAACTTCGACGATCCGTCCGCGTATCACCTCTACTACGGCGACGAGTCGGGGACGGCGGGCTCGATCGTCACGTTCTTCTACTGGCCGCAGGGCGCCGCCACCGGCCGCGTCGGTGCCGGACAGATGACCGCACTGAGTTTCTCGGCGCCTAACGCGTCCCTGCCGTTCTGGAAGGCTCGGCTCGAATCGACCGGTGTCACCGCCTCCATGATCGAGCGCTACGGCGAACGGGTCTTGGCCTTCGCCGATCCGGACGGCATCCCGATCGAAATCGTCGCGGTCGACGAAGACGCACGCGCCGGGTGGATCGGCGGAGACGTCCCGGCCGCACACGTGCTGCGGGGACTGCACACCGCACGGCTGACGCTGGCGCGCAGTGGTCCGACGCGCACCTTGGCGACGCTGGTGATGGGATACCGTGTCGTGCGGGAGGAAACGGGATTCACGCGTCTCGAGACTGGTGCCGGCGGATCCGGGACGTACATCGATTTGATCGAGGACCCGAAGGCTCCACGCGGTCTGGGTGGCGTGGGGACGATTCATCACGTCGCATGGAGCACGCCGGACGACGCGACCGAGCTGAAGATGCAGGAGCTGCTCGCGGAAGCGGGAGTCGGAGTCTCGCCCGTGCGGGATCGAAACTACTTCCATTCGATCTACTACCGAGAGCCGGGCGGCGTGCTCTTCGAGATCGCGACCGAGGGACCGGGCTTTGCCGTCGACGAATCGCTGGAGGACCTCGGAAGCGCGCTGAAGATCCCCGCGCAATACGAACCGGCGCGGGCGCAGATCGAACGAATCTTGCCGCCGCTGCGTGCGCCCCGACCATACGGAGGTGCGGCATGA
- a CDS encoding glucan biosynthesis protein, whose translation MTSVASVGSLLVVGQRSFKWLETSPLRLVPGALRGTSPRAVRRLLKADDMRTVSLTFLAFVGWTAATPDVRAAEVQRVTIDRAWLEKIAAERAANPYAEPKAPLPRAFAQMDYDDYRRIRFLPEKGLWYGAGLPYRAEFFHRGGLFQRPVRITEFTATHAQLVPFLRTNFDYQDLRVPRRTPEEMGYAGFRVLHELHEPGKWDEIVSFLGSNYFRALGRDHHYGLSARAVALNSGGPGAEEFPDFVEFWLGKPEEGSDRVTIHALLDGPSVSGAYTFTVVPGDATTMQVHGTLFFRARVDNVGLAPLTSMFWFGEHSRDRQGDFRSEVHDSDGLLVLGADQSRVWRPLRNPTGVTLTDTDVGAVAGFGLLQRDRTYSNYGDAEARYDLRPSAWVATAPDWPPGKTVLLELPTDSEYHDNIVAYWRLERSPEAGERIDFRYELHWTSAPTFGPEIGHVASTRRTHPSDPAAEVLWVVDFASLPAGVDERRADVQPVLDLPGGVQAVDVRLLHVAADDSWRVSARLKKADPSVPAEMTLRLRLDDADVTETWNHTW comes from the coding sequence ATGACGTCGGTCGCATCCGTCGGCTCGTTGCTTGTCGTCGGCCAACGAAGTTTCAAGTGGCTCGAGACGAGTCCGTTGCGACTCGTGCCGGGCGCGCTTCGCGGCACTTCACCACGAGCGGTTCGCCGTTTGCTGAAAGCCGACGACATGCGCACCGTCTCCCTCACGTTCCTCGCCTTCGTCGGTTGGACCGCGGCCACTCCGGACGTCCGGGCCGCCGAGGTCCAACGAGTCACGATCGATCGAGCCTGGCTCGAGAAGATCGCCGCGGAACGCGCCGCCAATCCCTACGCCGAACCCAAGGCACCTCTGCCGCGCGCGTTCGCGCAGATGGACTACGACGACTACCGACGCATCCGCTTCCTGCCGGAAAAGGGCCTCTGGTACGGAGCCGGCCTTCCCTACCGGGCCGAGTTCTTTCACCGGGGCGGGCTTTTCCAGCGACCGGTTCGCATCACCGAATTCACCGCCACTCACGCGCAACTCGTACCGTTTCTCCGCACCAACTTCGATTATCAGGATCTTCGCGTTCCGCGTCGCACACCCGAGGAGATGGGATACGCGGGTTTTCGCGTGTTGCACGAGCTGCACGAGCCCGGGAAGTGGGACGAGATCGTGTCGTTTCTCGGTTCCAACTACTTCCGCGCACTCGGTCGCGATCACCACTACGGGCTCTCCGCACGAGCCGTCGCGTTGAACAGCGGCGGCCCCGGGGCCGAGGAGTTCCCCGACTTCGTGGAGTTCTGGCTGGGCAAACCCGAGGAAGGTTCCGACCGCGTCACCATTCACGCCCTGCTCGACGGACCGAGCGTCTCCGGTGCCTACACGTTCACCGTCGTGCCCGGCGACGCCACGACGATGCAGGTGCATGGCACCCTGTTCTTCCGCGCTCGCGTGGACAACGTCGGTCTCGCGCCCCTCACCAGTATGTTCTGGTTCGGTGAGCATTCGCGCGACAGACAGGGCGACTTCCGCTCGGAAGTGCACGACTCCGACGGTCTTCTCGTCCTCGGCGCGGACCAGTCCCGCGTGTGGCGCCCCCTGCGCAACCCGACCGGCGTCACACTCACGGACACCGACGTCGGCGCGGTCGCCGGATTCGGTCTGCTCCAACGCGACCGGACGTATTCGAACTATGGGGACGCGGAAGCCCGCTACGATCTCCGCCCGAGCGCGTGGGTGGCGACGGCTCCCGATTGGCCTCCGGGCAAGACAGTGCTGCTGGAACTGCCCACCGACTCCGAGTACCACGACAACATCGTGGCCTACTGGCGCCTCGAGCGATCTCCCGAAGCCGGCGAACGCATCGATTTCCGCTACGAACTGCATTGGACTTCCGCTCCGACGTTCGGACCCGAGATCGGACACGTCGCCTCGACCCGCCGCACCCATCCCTCCGATCCGGCCGCGGAGGTTTTGTGGGTCGTGGATTTCGCCTCCCTCCCCGCTGGCGTCGACGAACGTCGTGCGGACGTGCAACCGGTCCTCGATCTGCCCGGAGGCGTGCAGGCGGTCGACGTCCGCCTCCTGCACGTCGCAGCCGACGACTCTTGGCGCGTATCCGCGCGCTTGAAAAAGGCCGACCCGTCCGTCCCGGCCGAAATGACTCTCCGTCTGCGCCTCGACGACGCCGACGTGACCGAAACTTGGAACCACACCTGGTGA
- a CDS encoding AI-2E family transporter, giving the protein MLAVIATLAALYLVRSVVVPIVVACIFALLLRPLVGRLHRWHIHPFVSASVVILVGAGALVFSLVSLQPAAKQWFDEAPAATRKIERFLSDLRRPVEDVGKAGERLENLTSGSDARRTVELKQPGIAERALWGTVDVAWALVLVMFVLFFLLGTNGRLIHNLGRFVCDRASGSDAAELVEATSAHVSRYLATITVVNACLGVAIGTALGLVGLPNPVLWGVMAALLNFVPYLGGLVGVSIVALAGIMTFDTLAPALAGPALYIVINSLEGMLITPAVLGRRFRLDPAACLIWLVFWGWLWGVPGALLAIPMLTIVKIAGDHIESLRPFSRLVSADPVRPRADVAPFPLPNGAPHSNVG; this is encoded by the coding sequence ATGCTCGCCGTCATCGCCACCTTGGCGGCGCTCTACCTCGTACGTTCGGTCGTGGTCCCCATCGTCGTGGCTTGCATTTTCGCGCTGCTGTTGCGACCGCTCGTCGGTCGGCTGCATCGATGGCACATTCATCCCTTCGTTTCGGCGAGCGTGGTCATTCTCGTCGGAGCGGGAGCACTCGTCTTCTCGCTCGTGTCGCTGCAGCCGGCAGCGAAGCAATGGTTCGACGAGGCCCCGGCCGCCACGCGCAAGATCGAGAGGTTTCTCTCCGACCTGCGCCGGCCCGTGGAAGACGTCGGCAAAGCCGGTGAAAGACTCGAGAATCTGACCAGCGGCTCCGATGCCCGGCGCACGGTCGAGTTGAAGCAACCCGGCATAGCCGAGCGCGCCCTGTGGGGTACGGTCGACGTGGCTTGGGCGCTCGTGCTCGTCATGTTCGTCCTCTTCTTCCTCCTCGGAACCAACGGGCGCCTCATCCACAATCTCGGCCGCTTCGTTTGCGATCGCGCCAGCGGCAGCGACGCGGCCGAGCTGGTCGAGGCCACGAGTGCGCACGTCTCGCGCTATCTCGCGACGATCACGGTCGTCAATGCATGCCTCGGCGTGGCGATCGGCACCGCGCTCGGTCTCGTGGGTCTGCCCAATCCGGTTCTGTGGGGCGTGATGGCCGCGCTGCTCAACTTCGTCCCCTATCTCGGGGGGCTCGTCGGCGTGTCGATCGTCGCGCTCGCCGGTATCATGACTTTCGATACGCTCGCGCCCGCGCTCGCGGGCCCGGCCCTCTACATCGTGATCAACAGCCTCGAAGGCATGCTGATCACCCCCGCCGTCCTCGGTCGACGCTTCCGTCTCGATCCTGCGGCGTGTCTGATCTGGCTCGTCTTCTGGGGTTGGCTTTGGGGCGTGCCGGGCGCTCTCCTCGCCATCCCCATGCTCACGATCGTCAAGATCGCCGGCGACCACATCGAATCGCTCCGCCCCTTTTCGCGTCTCGTCAGTGCCGATCCCGTGAGACCGCGTGCGGACGTCGCTCCTTTTCCTCTCCCGAACGGCGCGCCGCACTCGAACGTCGGCTGA